Genomic window (Nitrospirota bacterium):
GCGCTTCACCGTTTCCCCAAGAGATGTTGGACAGGGTGAACAGAAACGTATCCTTCCAGGAATTGAAAAAGGAACCGGAAAAGTTCAAGGGAACTTGGGTCATGCTCGGGGGCATGATCATTACGTCAAAGAATACCAAAGAAGGCACTCTCCTTGAAATACTCCAAAAGCCGCTGGACACGGACGGAAGGCCGCTCGAGACAGACTCGACGGAAGGGCGATTTCTTGTTCAGTCCGATACGTTTCTGGATTCAGCCGTATATCATGAAGGAAGACCGATCACGGTCGTTGCCGAGGCCTTCGGTCTCAAAGAACTGCCCCTCGACGACATCAGGTATCAGTATCCTCTTCTCATCGTGAAGGACCTGCATCTTTGGGGTCCATCGCAGGGACCGCGCTTCTTTTTTGGGATCGGAGTGTCGCACCGGCTGTAGTTGCCGCGTACGATGAAATGCTCAGAACGAAGTTCTCAATTCTCAACGAAATCCAAATGTTTAAAGGTATCCTGTCATCCCGGCAGGCCTGTTTGGTATTGAGAGCGTCGGATTTCAGATCGATCAACATTCTCATGGTGCAAATCTGATAACACAGGATGGTCATGAAAAAAAGCCCCCAGTACCTTTTCTATATTCTGATGATTCTCTTGTTCATCAGTCTCTTCAGGCTCTTTTCCGAACAGCCGGCGGAAGAGGTCTCCTACAGCACGTTCAAGACCCTTATGGCGGAGAAGCGGGTAAAGGACCTCGTTATCTCCCGGGACAACATCAAGGGCGCGCGTGTCAATGCAAAGGAGGGAGAAAAGGAGAAGACCTTCACGGTCGTTCGCATTGAAGACCCGGACCTCGTGAAAAATCTCGACGCCGGCGGCATTTCCTACCGCGGCGTGGTTTCGGACAACTGGCTCAGGGATTTTCTGCTTACCTGGATACTCCCCCTTGCGGTGCTTATGGTCATTTGGAGCGTCGTTTTCAAGAAGATGGGTGCGGGGGGGCCCGGTGAGTCATTCATGAGCTTCGGGAAGTCGCGCGCAAAGATCTACGGTGAAAGCGACGTAAAGGTGACGTTCAACGATGTTGCCGGCGTTGAAGAGGCAAAAGAAGAGCTCATGGAGGTGGTTGAGTTCCTCAAACACCCCGACAAGTTCACCAAGCTCGGCGGCCGCATCCCCAAGGGGGTGCTGCTGGTCGGGCCTCCCGGTACCGGCAAGACGCTTTTGGCAAAAGCGGTTGCCGGTGAATCCAAGGTGCCGTTCTTTTCCATGAGCGGCTCCGAGTTCGTGGAAATGTTCGTGGGCGTGGGTGCGTCGCGCGTGCGCGATCTTTTCCAGCAGGCTGTTCTGAAGGCCCCCTGCATCATCTTCATCGACGAGCTTGACGCGCTCGGCCGCGCGCGCGGGATGGGCATGGCGGGCGCCCATGAAGAGCGGGAGCAGACCCTGAACCAGCTTTTGGCCGAAATGGACGGGTTCGACGCGCGCAAGGGAGTGATCATCATATCAGCGACCAACCGCCCCGAGATCCTCGACCAGGCCCTGCTTCGGCCCGGACGCTTCGACCGGCACGTGCTCGTGGACCGGCCGAACATCAAGGACCGCGAGGACATTTTAAAAATTCACATCAGGGGCGTCAAGCTCTCGACGAACGTGGACATTGCCGTCATCGCGGCGCGCACACCCGGATTTGTGGGCGCGGACCTCGCGAACATCGTGAACGAAGCGGCGCTGCTCGCCGCGCGCAAGAACAAGACCGAAGTCGACATGACGGACTTCGAGGCGGCCATCGACCGCGTCGTGGCGGGACTCGAGAAAAAACGGCGCGTCATGAACAAGAAGGAGAAGGAGATCGTGGCCTACCACGAGTGCGGCCACACGATCGTCGCCGAGCTGTTGCCCACCACCGATCCGGTGCACCGCGTTTCCATCGTCCAGCGCGGCATCGCGGCGCTGGGGTACACCCTTCAGCTTCCGACGGAGGACCGGTACCTGATGACGAAGACGGAACTGCTGGACA
Coding sequences:
- a CDS encoding Slp family lipoprotein, which encodes MNRNVSFQELKKEPEKFKGTWVMLGGMIITSKNTKEGTLLEILQKPLDTDGRPLETDSTEGRFLVQSDTFLDSAVYHEGRPITVVAEAFGLKELPLDDIRYQYPLLIVKDLHLWGPSQGPRFFFGIGVSHRL
- the ftsH gene encoding ATP-dependent zinc metalloprotease FtsH, translating into MKKSPQYLFYILMILLFISLFRLFSEQPAEEVSYSTFKTLMAEKRVKDLVISRDNIKGARVNAKEGEKEKTFTVVRIEDPDLVKNLDAGGISYRGVVSDNWLRDFLLTWILPLAVLMVIWSVVFKKMGAGGPGESFMSFGKSRAKIYGESDVKVTFNDVAGVEEAKEELMEVVEFLKHPDKFTKLGGRIPKGVLLVGPPGTGKTLLAKAVAGESKVPFFSMSGSEFVEMFVGVGASRVRDLFQQAVLKAPCIIFIDELDALGRARGMGMAGAHEEREQTLNQLLAEMDGFDARKGVIIISATNRPEILDQALLRPGRFDRHVLVDRPNIKDREDILKIHIRGVKLSTNVDIAVIAARTPGFVGADLANIVNEAALLAARKNKTEVDMTDFEAAIDRVVAGLEKKRRVMNKKEKEIVAYHECGHTIVAELLPTTDPVHRVSIVQRGIAALGYTLQLPTEDRYLMTKTELLDKLCVMLGGRAAEEIIFHEVSTGAQNDLQRAANIARSMVTEYGMTEKFGPLTFEKERRPMFLDMGLPSGAKEYSEDTAREIDQEVKRLVDDANNKVRGILSGNQERLKILAAALLEKETIEGDEIRKILGLPEKKKQGQT